From Corallococcus silvisoli, one genomic window encodes:
- a CDS encoding NAD-dependent epimerase/dehydratase family protein, protein METVALFGASGVIGQSVARALQAQGRGYRVVGRSAGSLRREFGADPRAEIVTWDPEDAASIRAAARGVRTLIYMVGVNYWQFHLHPQLMRRTLDAAIAEGVERVVLIGTVYPYGLPRTAPVTEAHPREPNSYKGRMRKEQEDLLLAADAAGSLQGTILRLPDFYGPGVERSFLHRAFVAAAQGKRAQLIGPIDTPHEFVFVDDVGPVVTALMDTPGAYGRFWNLAGAGATTQRAMVKEMFAQAGRAPKVLPMGKGMVRLMGLFDPFMRELVEMHYLLTNPVLLDDSALRGLLGPVHKTSYAEGIRQTLAALRAPRKADAHAAPVPSAT, encoded by the coding sequence ATGGAGACGGTCGCGTTGTTCGGCGCCTCGGGCGTCATTGGGCAGAGTGTGGCGCGCGCGCTCCAGGCGCAGGGGCGTGGCTACCGGGTGGTGGGGCGCTCGGCGGGGAGCCTGCGGCGGGAGTTCGGCGCGGATCCCCGAGCGGAGATCGTCACCTGGGATCCCGAGGACGCGGCGTCCATCCGGGCCGCGGCGCGGGGCGTCCGGACGCTCATCTACATGGTGGGGGTGAACTACTGGCAGTTCCACCTGCACCCGCAGCTGATGCGCCGCACGCTGGACGCGGCCATCGCGGAGGGCGTGGAGCGGGTGGTGCTCATCGGCACGGTGTATCCGTACGGGCTGCCGCGCACCGCACCGGTGACGGAAGCCCATCCGCGCGAGCCGAACAGCTACAAGGGCCGCATGCGCAAGGAGCAGGAGGATCTGCTGCTCGCGGCGGACGCGGCGGGCTCCCTCCAGGGCACCATCCTCCGGCTGCCGGACTTCTACGGCCCGGGAGTGGAGCGCAGCTTCCTGCACCGCGCCTTCGTCGCCGCCGCGCAGGGCAAGCGTGCCCAGCTCATTGGCCCCATCGACACGCCGCACGAGTTCGTCTTCGTGGATGACGTGGGCCCCGTCGTCACGGCGTTGATGGATACGCCCGGCGCGTACGGGCGCTTCTGGAACCTGGCGGGCGCGGGCGCCACCACGCAACGCGCGATGGTGAAGGAGATGTTCGCCCAGGCTGGCCGAGCCCCGAAGGTGCTGCCGATGGGGAAGGGGATGGTGCGGCTGATGGGCCTCTTCGATCCCTTCATGCGGGAGCTGGTGGAGATGCACTACCTGCTCACGAACCCGGTGCTGCTGGATGACTCCGCGCTGAGGGGGCTCCTGGGCCCGGTGCACAAGACGTCCTACGCGGAAGGCATCCGCCAGACGTTGGCGGCCCTGCGCGCGCCCCGGAAGGCGGATGCACACGCGGCGCCGGTTCCCTCCGCGACCTGA
- a CDS encoding TetR/AcrR family transcriptional regulator, with amino-acid sequence MGISERKERQRAELREHILQVARDMVTKEGFAALSMRKLADAVEYAPATLYLHFENRDAIARALVVRGFQELLARLEPAAAVDAPVERLSRLAQAYLSFGLGHPETYRLVFMEDPRLSEALFQDTHEGAGPKSFALLVRTFEDLQAAGQTLDATPPERLAEVFWAGLHGIISLKLTCSGFQGAPAEVLARTLVATLVRDEPKPSRPARRSR; translated from the coding sequence ATGGGCATCTCGGAGCGCAAGGAGCGCCAGCGGGCGGAGCTGCGGGAGCACATCCTCCAGGTGGCGCGCGACATGGTGACGAAGGAGGGCTTCGCCGCCCTGTCCATGCGCAAGCTGGCGGACGCGGTGGAGTACGCCCCCGCGACGCTCTACCTGCACTTCGAGAACCGGGACGCCATCGCGCGGGCGCTGGTCGTGCGCGGCTTCCAGGAGCTGCTTGCGCGGTTGGAGCCCGCGGCCGCCGTGGACGCTCCGGTGGAGCGGCTTTCACGCCTGGCCCAGGCCTACCTGTCGTTCGGCCTGGGGCACCCGGAGACGTATCGCCTCGTCTTCATGGAGGACCCGAGGCTGTCCGAGGCCCTCTTCCAGGACACCCACGAGGGCGCGGGACCGAAGTCCTTCGCGCTCCTGGTACGGACCTTCGAGGACCTCCAGGCCGCCGGACAGACGCTGGATGCCACGCCCCCGGAGCGGCTCGCGGAGGTGTTCTGGGCGGGGCTGCACGGCATCATCAGCCTCAAGCTCACCTGCTCCGGGTTCCAGGGCGCGCCGGCGGAAGTCCTGGCGCGGACCCTGGTCGCGACCCTCGTGCGCGACGAGCCGAAGCCCTCTCGGCCCGCGCGCCGCTCCCGCTAG
- a CDS encoding NAD-dependent epimerase/dehydratase family protein → MKVFVLGATGYIGGSVAVRLMTAGHQVVGTARTPDKARMLGARGIQATVASFDDLDVLARLAKASDAVINAASADERRPVEALLAALRGTGKRFIHTSGSSIVATDSRGESTSGVHDEDTPIEPVPEKVARIALDRRVLDAAKDGIHTDVICPCLIYGQGLGLNPDSVQLPPLIRYARETGTARYIGKGENVWSNVHIEDLADLYLLVLERAPAGTFFFAENGEANFRDMVTAIGKRLHLPVDSLPVAEAEARWGVELGRLALASNSRIRAKRARALGWKPHRPSVFDVIAEMK, encoded by the coding sequence ATGAAAGTCTTTGTCTTGGGGGCGACGGGGTACATCGGGGGTTCGGTGGCGGTGCGGCTGATGACCGCGGGGCATCAGGTGGTGGGCACCGCCCGGACGCCGGACAAGGCCCGGATGCTGGGGGCGCGGGGCATCCAGGCGACGGTCGCGTCGTTCGACGACCTGGACGTGCTCGCGCGGCTGGCGAAGGCGTCCGACGCCGTCATCAACGCGGCGTCCGCGGACGAGCGCAGGCCGGTGGAGGCGCTGCTCGCCGCGCTCAGGGGCACCGGCAAGCGCTTCATCCACACCAGCGGCTCCAGCATCGTCGCCACCGACTCGCGCGGCGAGTCGACGTCCGGGGTGCACGACGAGGACACGCCCATCGAGCCCGTCCCGGAGAAGGTGGCCCGCATCGCCTTGGATCGGCGGGTGCTGGACGCCGCGAAGGACGGCATCCACACCGACGTCATCTGCCCATGCCTCATCTACGGTCAGGGGCTGGGCCTGAACCCGGACAGCGTCCAACTGCCGCCCCTCATCCGGTACGCGCGCGAAACGGGCACCGCGCGCTACATCGGGAAGGGGGAGAATGTCTGGTCCAACGTCCACATCGAGGACCTGGCGGACCTTTACCTCTTGGTGCTGGAGCGAGCCCCGGCCGGGACGTTCTTCTTCGCGGAGAACGGCGAAGCGAACTTCCGCGACATGGTGACCGCCATCGGCAAGCGCCTCCACCTGCCCGTGGACAGCCTGCCGGTCGCGGAGGCGGAGGCGCGCTGGGGCGTGGAGCTGGGGCGGCTGGCGCTCGCGTCCAACAGCCGCATCCGCGCGAAGCGGGCGCGCGCGCTGGGCTGGAAGCCACACCGGCCCTCCGTGTTCGACGTCATCGCGGAGATGAAATAG
- a CDS encoding NAD(P)-dependent oxidoreductase, with translation MRIAVIGASQGTGALAVRTALERGHDVTAFARSPQKLVLEHPKLTRLKGDFHQRASVDEAVRGQDAILITASSNLKAFKDNPDYFTQGTGYVIDAMKAHGVRKLAVLSALGTGDSRKLLNPVLGALLASFILKLPFEDHARQEQLVRASGLDWVIARPGRLTDGPAHRRYVKKTALEKVPFAISRADVADFLVEAVETDTWVRHAVQIGG, from the coding sequence ATGCGCATCGCGGTCATTGGGGCATCACAGGGAACGGGCGCGCTCGCGGTCCGGACGGCGCTGGAGCGAGGGCATGACGTCACGGCCTTCGCGCGCAGTCCGCAGAAGCTGGTGCTGGAGCACCCGAAGCTCACCCGGCTGAAGGGGGACTTCCACCAGCGTGCGTCGGTGGATGAGGCGGTGCGCGGGCAGGACGCGATCCTCATCACCGCGTCCTCGAACCTGAAGGCGTTCAAGGACAACCCGGACTACTTCACGCAAGGCACCGGGTACGTCATCGACGCGATGAAGGCTCATGGCGTCCGCAAGCTGGCGGTGCTGAGCGCGCTGGGGACGGGTGACAGCCGGAAGCTCCTGAACCCGGTGCTGGGCGCGCTGCTCGCCTCGTTCATCCTGAAGCTGCCGTTCGAAGACCACGCGCGGCAGGAGCAGCTGGTGCGCGCCAGCGGGCTGGATTGGGTCATCGCGCGGCCGGGGCGGCTCACCGACGGCCCCGCCCACCGGCGATACGTGAAGAAGACGGCGCTGGAGAAGGTCCCCTTCGCCATCTCCCGGGCGGACGTGGCGGACTTCCTCGTGGAGGCCGTGGAGACGGACACCTGGGTGCGGCACGCGGTCCAGATTGGCGGCTGA
- a CDS encoding GlxA family transcriptional regulator, translating into MHTVAIVALEGVVPFDLSIPTEVFGRVRLPGGGEGYQVRVCGVSPEVHAGAFVLKTRHGLSALARADTIILPGIADVSAPAPPRLLSALRAAATRGTRIASICSGAFLLAAAGLLDGLRATTHWLATEELARRHPAIQVDPNVLYVDNGQLLTSAGAAAGLDLCLHLVRRDYGAAVAADAARLAVMPLERDGGQSQFITHAPPTPEGASLEPLLRWMEDHLHRPLTLQALARRAALSERTLSRRFREQTGTTPLQWLLRARVRRAQHLLETTGQSVEAVAEKVGFGSTTTFRDHFQRFVTTSPLAYRRAFRGGTRPAPR; encoded by the coding sequence ATGCACACCGTGGCCATCGTCGCGCTGGAGGGAGTGGTGCCGTTCGACCTCTCGATTCCCACCGAGGTGTTCGGCCGCGTACGGCTGCCCGGCGGCGGCGAGGGCTATCAGGTCCGCGTCTGCGGCGTTTCACCCGAGGTCCACGCCGGGGCGTTCGTGTTGAAGACCCGCCATGGGCTGTCGGCGCTGGCGCGCGCGGACACCATCATCCTGCCCGGCATCGCGGACGTCTCCGCCCCGGCGCCCCCCAGGCTCCTGAGCGCGCTCCGCGCCGCGGCGACCCGGGGCACGCGCATCGCGTCCATCTGCTCGGGGGCGTTCCTCCTGGCAGCGGCGGGGCTGCTCGACGGGCTTCGCGCCACCACCCACTGGCTGGCCACGGAGGAGCTGGCCCGGCGCCACCCGGCCATCCAGGTGGACCCGAACGTCCTCTACGTCGACAACGGACAACTGCTCACCTCCGCGGGCGCCGCGGCGGGACTCGACCTGTGCCTGCACCTGGTGCGGCGCGACTACGGCGCCGCGGTGGCGGCGGACGCGGCGCGGCTCGCCGTGATGCCGCTGGAGCGTGATGGGGGCCAGTCGCAGTTCATCACCCACGCTCCCCCCACGCCCGAGGGCGCGTCGCTGGAGCCGCTGCTGCGCTGGATGGAGGACCACCTCCACCGGCCGCTCACGCTCCAGGCCCTGGCGCGGCGGGCGGCGCTGAGCGAGCGAACCCTGAGCCGGCGCTTCCGGGAACAGACGGGCACCACCCCGCTCCAGTGGCTCCTGCGCGCCCGCGTGCGCCGCGCCCAGCACCTGCTGGAGACCACGGGCCAGTCCGTGGAGGCCGTCGCGGAGAAGGTGGGCTTTGGTTCAACGACCACCTTCCGCGACCACTTCCAGCGCTTCGTCACCACCAGCCCCCTGGCCTACCGCCGCGCGTTCCGAGGCGGCACCCGGCCCGCGCCGCGCTGA
- a CDS encoding LysR family transcriptional regulator, producing MDISWDDARLFLAIAETGSFSGAARRLRIGQPTVSRRLAALEYAVGAALFRRGVEGAALTAAGERLVVPAKKMAEWAGELHRAAESTDSSPRGIVRVTGTPYFSFDFLAPFAAFVAQKHPGLRLEVQSQIQYLDLVRGESDLALRGRPPTSPDLQCVDTLDVPNAVFVSKALKARLPKKVTPQDLPWVAWSPPFEAVPPNPQLETMIPGFTPSFTADNYLVLVAAAEAGLGALVMARMSHRFTRATQLVPLEVELGPFSRSQTHLVCAKSALDIPRVRRVSELLVEEFQRIRAHR from the coding sequence ATGGATATCTCCTGGGATGATGCCCGGCTGTTCCTCGCCATCGCGGAGACGGGCAGCTTCAGCGGGGCCGCGCGGCGGTTGCGCATCGGCCAGCCCACGGTGAGCCGGCGGCTGGCCGCGCTGGAGTACGCGGTGGGCGCGGCGCTGTTCCGCCGGGGCGTGGAGGGCGCGGCGCTCACGGCGGCGGGCGAGCGGCTCGTCGTGCCCGCGAAGAAGATGGCGGAGTGGGCCGGGGAGCTGCACCGCGCGGCGGAGTCCACGGACAGCTCGCCCCGGGGCATCGTGCGCGTGACGGGCACGCCCTACTTCAGCTTCGACTTCCTGGCGCCCTTCGCGGCCTTCGTCGCCCAGAAGCACCCGGGCCTGCGCCTGGAGGTCCAGTCCCAGATCCAGTACCTGGACCTGGTGCGCGGGGAGTCGGACCTCGCGCTGCGCGGCCGGCCTCCGACGAGCCCGGACCTCCAATGCGTGGACACGCTGGACGTGCCCAACGCCGTCTTCGTCTCCAAGGCCCTCAAGGCCCGGCTGCCGAAGAAGGTGACGCCCCAGGATTTGCCCTGGGTGGCGTGGTCGCCTCCCTTCGAAGCGGTGCCGCCCAACCCCCAGCTGGAGACGATGATCCCCGGCTTCACGCCGTCGTTCACGGCGGACAACTACCTGGTGTTGGTCGCGGCGGCGGAGGCCGGCCTGGGCGCGCTGGTGATGGCGCGGATGTCACACCGCTTCACACGCGCGACGCAGCTGGTGCCGCTGGAGGTGGAGCTGGGGCCCTTCTCCCGGAGCCAGACACACCTGGTGTGCGCGAAGTCCGCGTTGGACATCCCGCGCGTGCGGCGGGTGTCGGAGCTGCTGGTGGAGGAGTTCCAGCGGATCCGCGCGCATCGATGA
- a CDS encoding DUF3817 domain-containing protein, with translation MSALRQLRWVAFLEGVSFLGLLFIAMPVKYLGGQPLAVRIAGSVHGLLFLLFVSSLFRVAAEHGWPTRRSLMAFGASLVPFGTFVLDRALRREEQGRAA, from the coding sequence ATGAGCGCGCTGCGGCAGTTGAGGTGGGTGGCCTTCCTGGAAGGGGTGTCCTTCCTGGGGCTGCTCTTCATCGCGATGCCGGTGAAGTACCTGGGGGGCCAGCCGCTGGCGGTGCGCATCGCGGGCAGCGTCCACGGGCTCCTGTTCCTGCTCTTCGTGTCCTCGCTGTTCCGGGTGGCGGCCGAGCACGGGTGGCCGACGCGCCGCTCGCTCATGGCGTTCGGCGCGTCGCTGGTGCCGTTCGGGACCTTCGTGCTGGACCGCGCGCTGCGGCGGGAGGAGCAGGGGAGGGCCGCCTGA
- a CDS encoding NYN domain-containing protein — MQSVRPAAASYVLIDAENVDWAVSNIVGRKPEPQDRVQFDRLVAFCDTYFPKPVRCVVVLNARGEQLPDAMIGFVRALKSAGCEVALLHGRPDQKVVDLGILKLLENIRTQRPGAAVGLASHDGADFAEALKPLLAEQRQVAVLGLREYVSQRFRELMPSGLKVVDLELNARVFQRPLPRLLPVNVDEFDPSLFV, encoded by the coding sequence ATGCAATCCGTTCGTCCCGCCGCCGCATCGTATGTCCTCATCGACGCCGAGAACGTCGACTGGGCCGTCTCCAACATCGTCGGACGCAAACCCGAGCCCCAGGACCGGGTTCAGTTCGATCGGCTGGTCGCCTTCTGCGACACCTACTTCCCCAAGCCGGTGCGCTGCGTGGTGGTGCTCAACGCACGCGGAGAGCAGCTTCCGGACGCGATGATTGGCTTCGTGCGCGCGCTGAAGTCCGCGGGCTGTGAGGTCGCGCTGCTGCACGGCCGGCCGGACCAGAAGGTCGTGGACCTGGGCATCCTCAAGCTCCTGGAGAACATCCGCACCCAGCGTCCGGGCGCGGCGGTGGGTCTGGCCAGCCACGACGGCGCGGACTTCGCCGAGGCGCTCAAGCCGCTCCTGGCGGAGCAGCGTCAGGTCGCGGTGCTGGGGCTGCGCGAATACGTGAGCCAGCGCTTCCGCGAGCTCATGCCGTCGGGCCTCAAGGTGGTGGACCTGGAGCTCAACGCCCGCGTCTTCCAGCGCCCCCTGCCTCGCCTGTTGCCGGTCAACGTGGACGAGTTCGATCCTTCGCTCTTCGTCTAA
- a CDS encoding aldo/keto reductase, protein MSLDHYVTLGRSGLRVSPLCLGAMTFGEDLGWGSSVEESQRILDRYIELGGNFIDTANFYTKSHSEKIIGDHIGRHAARRERLVIATKFSGNLYPGDPNGGGSGRKSIIAACENSLRRLQTDYIDLYWLHNWDVHTPIDETMAALEDLVRAGKVRYLGVSDTPAWKIVEANMLARFRGWSAFIGLQIEYSLLERTVEQELVPMALEHGLGITPWSPLKSGALSGKYTRSNVGQTKGDRGAFLQPYLNEKTFTLVDALEAIARAHESTVARVALSWVQSRPGVSSTIIGARRIAQLEDNVRAFDVKLTAEELARLDALTRPTFGFPQNMQPVFPSIHNGGTTVNGVHAPTSGFGLEKGDKPY, encoded by the coding sequence ATGTCTCTCGACCACTATGTGACGCTCGGCCGCTCCGGCCTGCGCGTGAGTCCGCTGTGCCTTGGCGCGATGACGTTCGGTGAGGACCTTGGCTGGGGTTCGAGCGTGGAGGAGTCCCAGCGGATCCTCGACCGCTACATCGAGCTGGGCGGCAACTTCATCGACACCGCGAACTTCTACACGAAGAGCCACTCCGAGAAGATCATCGGCGACCACATCGGGCGCCACGCCGCCCGGCGCGAGCGCCTGGTGATCGCGACGAAGTTCAGCGGGAACCTCTATCCAGGGGACCCGAACGGCGGCGGCTCCGGCCGCAAGTCCATCATCGCCGCGTGCGAGAACTCGCTCCGCCGCCTGCAGACCGACTACATCGACCTCTACTGGCTGCACAACTGGGACGTGCACACGCCCATCGACGAGACGATGGCCGCGCTGGAGGACCTGGTCCGGGCCGGCAAGGTGCGCTACCTGGGGGTCTCCGACACGCCCGCCTGGAAGATCGTCGAGGCCAACATGCTCGCGCGCTTCCGGGGCTGGTCGGCCTTCATCGGGTTGCAGATCGAATACTCGCTGCTCGAGCGCACCGTCGAGCAGGAGCTCGTGCCCATGGCCCTGGAGCACGGGCTGGGCATCACGCCCTGGTCGCCGCTCAAGAGCGGGGCGCTCAGCGGCAAGTACACGCGCTCGAACGTTGGACAGACGAAGGGGGACCGAGGCGCCTTCCTCCAGCCCTACCTGAACGAGAAGACGTTCACCCTGGTCGACGCGCTCGAGGCCATTGCCCGCGCGCATGAGAGCACGGTCGCGCGGGTGGCGCTGTCCTGGGTGCAGTCGCGGCCGGGCGTGAGCTCGACCATCATCGGCGCGCGGCGGATCGCGCAGCTCGAAGACAACGTGAGGGCGTTCGACGTGAAGCTCACGGCCGAGGAGCTGGCTCGGCTCGACGCGCTCACCAGGCCCACGTTCGGCTTCCCTCAGAACATGCAGCCCGTGTTCCCCAGCATCCACAACGGAGGCACGACCGTGAACGGAGTCCACGCGCCGACCTCTGGCTTCGGGCTGGAGAAGGGCGACAAGCCGTACTGA
- a CDS encoding MBL fold metallo-hydrolase, which produces MKSSLLVLCLSGVALGTGCATSSHDVQKSALGVARSADAVLAHLDEPGPVELETVTSCDWSVERGGLINLDHPTAKAAHLEDGDEPIQVFFHALRHPTRGLFIVDTGVETALRDAPDRSAMRGMVANAMHMGKMKVYAPLGEWLAGQSQPLAGVFLTHLHPDHIAGMADVPAGTPVFTGPGEASKRAFVNLVVQGATDRALEGKPALSEWSFNADPQGLFEGAVDVFGDGSVWALWVPGHTPGSTAYLVRSTKGPVLLLGDASHTRWGWEHDVEPGSFTQDGPRGVESFKKLRAFVAAHPGVEVRFGHQH; this is translated from the coding sequence ATGAAGTCCTCCCTGCTCGTGCTCTGCCTCTCTGGAGTCGCCCTCGGCACCGGCTGCGCCACGTCCTCCCACGACGTCCAGAAGTCCGCGCTCGGCGTGGCGCGGTCCGCGGACGCGGTGCTCGCGCACTTGGACGAGCCGGGGCCAGTGGAGCTGGAGACGGTGACCTCCTGCGACTGGAGCGTGGAGCGCGGTGGCCTCATCAACCTGGACCACCCCACGGCGAAGGCGGCGCACCTGGAGGACGGGGATGAACCCATCCAGGTCTTCTTCCACGCGCTGCGCCACCCGACGCGCGGGCTGTTCATCGTGGACACGGGGGTGGAGACGGCGCTCCGGGACGCGCCGGACCGCTCGGCGATGCGCGGCATGGTGGCGAACGCGATGCACATGGGGAAGATGAAGGTGTACGCGCCGCTGGGGGAGTGGCTGGCGGGGCAGTCGCAGCCGCTGGCCGGTGTCTTCCTCACGCACCTGCACCCGGACCACATCGCGGGCATGGCGGATGTACCCGCGGGGACGCCCGTGTTCACCGGGCCGGGGGAGGCGTCCAAGCGCGCGTTCGTGAACCTGGTGGTGCAGGGCGCCACGGACCGGGCGCTGGAGGGCAAGCCGGCGCTGTCGGAGTGGAGCTTCAACGCCGACCCCCAGGGCCTCTTCGAGGGCGCGGTGGATGTCTTCGGGGACGGGTCGGTGTGGGCGCTCTGGGTTCCGGGGCACACGCCGGGCAGCACCGCGTACCTGGTGCGCTCGACGAAGGGGCCGGTGCTCTTGCTGGGCGACGCCAGTCACACGCGCTGGGGTTGGGAGCACGACGTGGAGCCGGGCAGCTTCACCCAGGACGGGCCGCGGGGCGTGGAGAGCTTCAAGAAGCTGCGCGCGTTCGTCGCGGCGCACCCCGGCGTCGAAGTGCGCTTCGGCCACCAGCACTGA
- a CDS encoding MarR family winged helix-turn-helix transcriptional regulator, producing MSKIDPAKIWSLNYRLMMSVITSVTPDIAALGLEAKELFVLTEVDEHPYPAELATTLSMPKPTVTVYVKRLEAAGFLRREIDAMDLRRHRLQITPAGRKAMHQGIALLSEAYGARLGRLSAAQQAELRTLLEKMG from the coding sequence ATGTCGAAGATCGACCCGGCGAAGATCTGGTCGCTGAATTACCGCCTCATGATGTCGGTGATCACGAGCGTCACCCCCGACATCGCCGCCCTGGGGCTGGAGGCGAAGGAGCTGTTCGTGCTCACGGAGGTGGACGAACACCCCTACCCCGCGGAGCTCGCGACGACCCTGAGCATGCCCAAGCCGACGGTCACGGTGTACGTGAAGCGGCTCGAGGCCGCGGGCTTCCTGCGCCGGGAGATCGACGCCATGGACCTGCGGCGCCACCGGCTGCAGATCACCCCCGCCGGGCGCAAGGCGATGCATCAAGGAATCGCGCTGCTGTCGGAGGCGTACGGAGCGCGGCTCGGACGGCTGAGCGCGGCGCAGCAGGCGGAGCTGCGGACCCTGCTGGAGAAGATGGGCTGA
- a CDS encoding LysR substrate-binding domain-containing protein encodes MTLRTELLPALAAFESAARHQNFARAAEELHLTASAVSHHVRKLEDRLGVMLFQRHARGVALTTEGRQLADAASSALSDMDSVLAGLRRTRDGDTVVRITTLHSLSYAWLLPRLPHFTALHPGIRLHVDTEMALTRFDEGGPDLGIRYGQGPWPGLSAHHLMDDALFPVASARLAGVSHVRAAEDVAKLPLIADLSRQGWQDWFRAAGVRGARFEERYSFSDTTGALMAAAQGLGAALARETIATPYLADGQLLRLAGPTVPTRASYFVVHPTHRRLRPAARIFFDWLLSQRDNADAPRPSATQGVAPSRRKVPQ; translated from the coding sequence ATGACCCTGCGCACCGAACTGCTCCCCGCCCTGGCGGCCTTCGAGTCCGCCGCCCGCCACCAGAACTTCGCCCGCGCGGCGGAGGAGCTGCACCTGACCGCCAGCGCGGTCAGCCACCACGTCCGCAAGCTGGAGGACCGGCTGGGCGTCATGCTGTTCCAGCGGCATGCCCGGGGCGTGGCCCTGACCACCGAGGGCCGTCAGCTCGCGGACGCCGCCAGCAGCGCGCTGTCGGACATGGACAGCGTGCTCGCGGGGCTGCGGCGGACCCGGGATGGCGACACCGTGGTGCGCATCACCACCCTGCACTCGCTGTCGTACGCGTGGCTGCTGCCCCGCCTGCCTCACTTCACCGCCCTGCATCCCGGCATCCGCCTCCATGTGGACACGGAGATGGCGCTCACCCGCTTCGACGAGGGCGGGCCCGACCTGGGCATCCGCTACGGCCAGGGCCCCTGGCCGGGCTTGAGCGCGCATCACCTGATGGATGACGCACTGTTCCCCGTGGCCTCCGCGCGGCTGGCCGGCGTCAGCCACGTCCGCGCGGCGGAGGACGTCGCGAAGCTGCCGCTCATCGCCGACCTGTCGCGTCAGGGCTGGCAGGACTGGTTCCGGGCCGCGGGGGTGCGCGGCGCGCGGTTCGAGGAGCGCTACAGCTTCAGCGACACCACCGGCGCGCTGATGGCCGCGGCCCAGGGCCTGGGCGCGGCGCTGGCGCGGGAGACCATCGCCACGCCCTACCTCGCGGATGGGCAGCTCTTGCGGCTGGCCGGGCCCACCGTGCCCACGCGCGCGAGCTACTTCGTGGTGCACCCCACGCACCGGAGACTCCGCCCTGCCGCGCGGATCTTCTTCGACTGGCTCTTGTCTCAGCGCGACAACGCCGACGCACCGCGCCCCTCGGCGACGCAAGGCGTTGCACCGTCCCGACGGAAAGTTCCCCAATGA